A segment of the Halosolutus amylolyticus genome:
CTATCGTGCGTTGCAATCGCCGATCGCCGTCTACGTCGCCGAACCCAGGCCGCCGTCGCCCCCGTCGTGGGCCACGATCGCCATCCAGGGCCACGCGCTCGGCTTTTTCGTCGGACTCGTGCTCGGGGTGCTCGTGCTCAGGCGACGCGACCGCCGTCCCGACGTGGCACGGATCTGGCTGGCCGTCCTGCTGTACGGCTTCTCGAGTTCCCTGTGGGCGATCTACTGGTTCGGCGGTGAGAACACCTACATCCTCCTCCGTGGCCCCGGCGTCGTCGTGGTCACGATCCTCACGCTGGTCGTCACGCTCGCGGTCGCCGGTCCCGAGACGTCGCTCGTCCCGCGACTGCTCGATCGGGTCGTCGCTCGCGTGCGGGGATCGACGGGACGGGCACCCGCCGATCGAGCCCTCGAACTCGGCTGCCGGGCCACCGACGGGACCAGGGGGATCGTCGACAGGCCCGATCGGATTCGGACGTTGGCCAGCGCTGGCGGGCACGGGACCGACGAATCACGACTGGCGGACGTGACGAGTCGGGACACCGCGTTCATGGCCGTGCTCGTCGTCTTCGCCGTCCTCGCAGGGATCGCGGTCCCGGCCAACCTCCTCGTGCTCGAAGAGACGAGCGCCGCGTCGAACCCGGGGGTCGAGATCGAAGACTACACCGTCACATACGCGGAGGGCGTCGAGAACGAACTCGTCACCGCGATCGAAATCGGACCGTTCCAGGACGACGTCCAGCTGGACTCGAGCGGCGTGATCGTCGTGAGCGAGGAGCGCCAGCTCTGGCTGGAGGCGGTCTCCGCCCAGCGACTCGCGTTCACCGGCGAGGAGACGATCCACGTCGGCGGCCCGGGCTGGCGCGAGACCGTCCACGTCGACCGAACGGGGTGGGAGACGATCGGGAACGACACCGTCTACCAGGTCTGGCTCTGGGAAGACGGCGGCGACCACCGTCTCGCCTACGAATCGAACGCGTCACGCGCCGACGTCCGGATCGCCGATCGAAACGTGACGATCGCCTCCGAGGACGGGGAGTTCCGGCTCGACGTCGACTCGAACGGCACCACCAGCACGGCACAGGTACCTGCCGACAACGAGACGACCACTGCTGGTGGGCTCACGTTCGAACGCGACGGCAAGACGATCTACGCGAGCGCGGACGGGACGGAGGTCGCGATCGCCCGCGAAGAGCGCTACAATTAGCGCCACTCGATCCGGAAGACCTCCGCGTCGAGGGTCTGCTCGGATCGCGTGTGAAAGTCGAACCGGTTCCCGATCGGGAGCGGGGCCCGGAAGGCGTGGGTCACGGTCGCGCTGTGGTCCGCGGCGAACGACTCGACGAACGACTGACTGTCCTCGTTGTGGATCGTGTAGGAGACGGCGGCGATCTCGGCCGTCGCCTCGAGAAAGGCCCGGTCCGCGTGCCGGTTCCCGTGCTGGGCACCGAACGGCGGGTTCGAAATCACAGTGCCGTCGGTGAGGGCGAAGGGGTGGCGAATCGCGTCGCCGCGAACCCACTCGATCGGGCCGGTGCCGACGGCGGCCGCGTTCCGCCCGGCGAGTGCGAGCGCGTCCGGATCAACGTCGACGCCGACGACGCGCTCTGCGCCCGCGAGCGACGCGCCGATCGCCAGCATCCCCGTTCCGGTACCGAGATCGAGGACGGGCCGATCGAGGTCGTCGTGGAGTCCGGCGAGATGACAGACGTGGGCGGCGAGATCGGCGGGCGTCAGATACTGCTCGAGTGACGCGGACGGCTCGGAGAAGTCCGCGACGGCCTCGAGCCGTCGGGCGAGCGTCCGCCGGGAGGGGCCCGACATGACCGCGTCAGAACTCGAGCACCGAGTCGTCTGCAACGTCGAGCGTGAGTCCGTCGCGTTCGGCGCGCTCGGCGGTCGCGGACAGCGCCGGGCGGACCTTTTCCGGATTCGCGACGTCGTCGATCACGACGGTGACGGTCCCGACGCCGAGGAACGCCCCGGCGCGCACGTAGCGGCGGAGCCGATCGATCTCCTCCTGGGCCGCGAGCGAGCAGTCCTCGTCGAATCGGGCCTCGACGGTCAGGCCGGCGGGCGTCAACCCGTCGTCGATCAGGTCGCGCTTGAACTCGCGGAGGTACGCGGGAGCCGTCGACTCGAGGGCCGCGGCCTCGAGCGTGACGGGGGTGACGTCTGCTGGTCGACAGCCATCGATCGCCGGTTCGCCGTCGGGCGTGGAAGTCGTACTCATTGCCACTGCATACATGAGCCGCATACAAAAAGGTTGTTGAATACACGATAGTAATACCAGGTCGCGGCGTCTCGTCGGTCCCGATCAGCTGACCCAGGAGAATCCAGCACTGGCCGCCGTCTGACGCCGCAGTTCGTGACAGTTTCGATATGATATCGACTAGAGTTAAGACCGTACCGTGTCAGATACACCTATGGAGCAGTGTCCACGGTGTCAGGGGTCCCTCGAGGAACTCTCGCTGGGAGACGTCTCGACCGTGACGTGTCCACACTGTAGCTACGCGGACATCCCGGTCGAACACGAGCGGCCACCGGAGGAGCGGGAGTCCTGGCGAGACGCGTTCAACCGGTTCTACGAGGAGTGACGGGGCGTGACCCGATTCTCCGAGCGGTCACCGACGGCGAGACGTGATCCGCAACGAGTGACCCGATTCGACGGGTTGTCCGATCGCCGGACGACCCACCGATCGGGTGCCGAGGGGGTCAGCAGTCGCTAGACGTCGTCGCGAAAAGGGGATGCGAGGGGGATTATTCGTTCGCCGCTGCCGGTTCGGCTTCTTCCTGGTGGTCGACGTCCTCGTCGGAGCGGGCGGCGACGAGGCCACCGCGAGCCACGCTGTAGAGCGGTTCGTCCGCGTGCGTGACACCGCTGATCGAGAACGGAATGTTCGCGTCCTCTAAGTGGTCACGGAACAGTGCCTCGAAGCCGTCCGGGCTGGAGGTCCCGCCGGTGACGACGACGGGAACGTCGAGACCTTCCTCGACGTCTTCCTCGTCGACTTCCTTGACGATGTTCTCGATGACGTAGTCGAGCAGGTTCTCGTAGTAGATCGAGAGGGCACCCTCGACGCCGCCGACGTCCGTCGTGAAGTCGAGTTCGAAGTCGTCCTCCTTGATCGAGGTAACCTTGTCGACCGGCGTCCCGGTCGCACGGGCGGCCTGTTCGTCGACCCAGTCGCCACCGCGGGCGACGGAGAACTTCATGACGGGCACCGCGTAGTACGCCAGACAGACGTTCGTCATCCCGGCACCGAACGAGATGCCGAGGCCGGTGAAGTTGTTGTCCGCGAGTTCGCTGTAGATGACGGACATCCCTTCGTTGATCGGTTCGGAATCGTACCCCATGTCGTCGAGGAACGACTCGATCGTCTTCTGGTGGTACAGCGTCGAGAGATCCGAGTCGATCGGATCCGCCGGGGACGAAAAGTACAGTTTCTCGTCCGGATAGGCGGGTTCACCGACGACCTGTTCGATGATGAGTTTCATCATCGGGATCGCGCTCTTCTCGTCGTTTGAGAGGATCCCGTGCTTCATCGGCCGACGGGTCTCCTTGTTGAAGATGTTCGCGAAGTTCAGGGCGTCGTCACCGACGACGTACACCTTGTCGTCCTTCCGGATGTGGAGGACTTCGCTTCGCGAGAGCATCTGCTCGGCCATGTCCGAGTACTCGATCTCTACGAAGGAGTTACGCTGCTGCACGAACACCGTGTCGTTCCCATCCTGCTGTGCCGACAGGATGTTCATCGTTCCAACGTCTAGGCCTTTGGCCATGATTGGGCAAGGCCACTGACGGATTATAAATCTATGTGCCTTAATTTCACTTTCTGATATTTATCGCGAAAGGAGTAGAATACGCGCCGCGGCCGGTTAATCCCGGCTAACCAGTTCACGTAATCGGGTTCGGACCGACGCGAGGAACGCGACCGACTTGGTATCGGCGTCCGCAGACGACTCCTCCTGACGTTTCTGTTCGCGGAGTTCTTTCAGCTTCTGGGTCTGGTCGTCGACCGTCGAACTCGAGGTCGTCGTCGTGGTCTCCCCGCCCTTCAGTCCCTTCAGTCCCGCGACCTGCTGGTCGACCCCCGTCGATCGAGTCGTCTTCGTTCCCGCGGCAGTGTCGACGTTGACCTCGTCGAACTCGTCCTCGGAGAAGGAGAGTCGCTTGTGTTCCGTCTTCTCGACGCCGCCCCAGGAGAGTTCGACCCCCTCCATCGCGTCGTCGATGTCCTCCCGTACCTCGGCGTCGGTGAGTTCCGGGTCGTCGTCTTCCTCGTCGACCGTCTCGACCTGTTTCGCGGTGCGGGCCATGTCGAGATAGTGGGCGATCAGCGCCGCGCCGGTCGAGGCGGTGATCCCGGCCAGGCCCACGGCGTACACGGCGACGACTACGGCAGTGTAGTCGGCACCGTACCCGTTCCAGTCGTCGGGATACGCGTACACGAACCCGCCGATCGCCACGATCGCGATCACGACGCCGGCGATCGACGTGTACAGGACCCGCCGTTCGGACGGGAGCAACACCACGATCCCGAGCATCAGGACCGGCAAGGCCATCATCGCGAGCGCGTACGCGGGTTCTGCCCACGCCAGGTGAGATGCAGTACGGGCCTCGAACGTGCTACTCCACAGGTAGAGCAGCAGTGCGACGATCGCGAATCCGATGCCACCGAGGAACAGTCCGAACCCGAGGTACACGTCGGTCCGGTCCTCCGGTTCGCCGATGTATCGGCGATAGAGGTCGAAGAGATAGCCCTCCGAGGGCGATTCCGCTGCCATAGGCACCCGGTTTACACTCCAGTACTATGACTGTTGGGTCGAGTGACTGGTCTCGTTCGACGACACTCCATCGAGGTTTCATAATTATTATAAACTGTCGTAAGATATGGGATACCTTGATACGGAGGCGATTGTTACGTGTGGCCATACCAAAATATGCCGGACGACAGGTACACGGTTCTCGTCGTCGACGACGGACCGGGTAACGTCGAGCTATTCGAGAGGTGGCTCTCGGACGAGTACCGGGTCGGGAGGGCGACGGGGGGTGACGATTCCCTCGAGGAACTCGACGACGTCGACGTCGCACTGCTCGACCGCGACCTGCCGACCGTATCCGGCACTCCCCTCGCCCTGGAGATCGATCGGCGGGCGGCCGACTGCCTGACCGCCATCGTCAGCGGCATCGAACCCGGCGCGGACGTCCTGTACGTCTCCTGTGGCGAGTGCCTCGTCACGCCCGTCGAGAAGGAGGAACTCCTCGAAACCGTCGAACGGCTCCGCCATCGCGCCCGATACGACGAGCGGCTGGCCGAGTGTGCGAACCTCGCGGCCAGACGCGGCGCGCTCGAGGCGACTCACTCCCGATCGGAACTCGAAGACGACGAGGAGTTCCTCGAACTCCGTCGTCGGATCACCGACCTGCTCGGGGAACTGGACGACATGACGGCCGAGTTCGACGCCGAGGACTTCCAGGCCGCCTTCGAGACGCCCGACTTCACCGGCCGGCCACGCGTCCGGACGGTCGGCTGGCCCTCCTGAGAACCCAGCGTGCCTGCCTGTCCCGCTCCTCGCACAGTCGATTTCGGAAGCGTCGCCGTTTTACGTCCGTGGCTGTAATACCGGCCAATGAGCCAGGAGTCGGAGTACAGCGAGGGAGACCTCAGGAAGACCGGGATGCGTCTCAAGCACGATCGCGAGTGGGACTACGAACTCGAGACGATCGTGGAGGCGATCGAAGAGCGAGACGCGACGAAGGTCGGGTTGCAGTTTCCCGAGGGGCTGAAACGGCGCGGGCCGGCCGTCGCTGACGACCTCCGGGAACTCGCCGACGACGACGTGACGTTCATGCTCTCGGGTCAGCCGTGCTACGGTGCCTGTGACCTCGATACGTACCTGATGAAACGCACCGACGTGTTCGTCCACTTCGGCCACTCGCCGATGAAGGACACGGACAAGGTGATCTACGTGCCGCTGTTCTCGAACGTCGAGGTCGCGCCGATCATGGAGGAGGCCCTCGACACGCTCGAACCGCCCGAGGAGACCGAGGGCGTCGGCCTCGTCACCACGGCCCAGCACATGAACCGGTACGAGGAGATGACGGCGTTCCTGGAGGAGCGGGGCTACGAAGTCCACAGCCGACGGGGTGACGATCGACTCACCCACGAGGGGCAGGTGCTCGGCTGCAACTACGCCAGCGCGGACGTCCCCGCGGACCAGGTGCTCTACGTCGGCGGCGGCAAGTTCCATCCGCTCGGACTGGCGATGGAACACCCCGACAAACACGTCGTCATCGCCGATCCAGTCAACAACGTCGTCACCGTCGCCGATACGGACAAGTTCATGAAACAGCGGTACGGTGCCGTCCACCGCGCGATGGACGCCGAGAAGTGGGGCGTCATCTTCTGTACCAAGATCGGCCAGGGTCGCTGGGAGACCGCCCAGAATATTCTCGACGACAACGACGACGCCTACCTCATCACGATGGACGAGGTCACCCCCGATCGGCTGCGGAACTTCGACATGGACGCCTTCGTCAACACCGGCTGTCCGCGGATCACGACCGACGACGGGCCGCAGTTCCACAAGCCCATGCTCACTCCCGGCGAGTATCGGATCGCCGTCGGCGACAAGCCGCTCGACGAACTCTCCTTCGACACCTTCCACGGGACCTGGTAAGCCACCAGGCCCCCGTCCCGGCCCCCGCGAGGAGACAGGTGTTCGCTCCCCCAGTCGGATATACTGTCCCGACTCGTCGCAGTCGCTCGTACGCCCCGGGCGATCGCGGCCCGTCGAAGACCGACCACCCGTTGTTGATTTGTAACTCGATTTTCGAAATCAGTGACTACACCCGGGCCGTATAGCCCTAATATTACGTGAATGTAACGCTTTCGTGGGTAATCGTCGGCTGTATCCAACACAGTTTGGAGGGATTCTTTTGCTCGTAGCACGCCGACCAGTAGTCGATGACTACCACGAGTTCACTCGACCGATCGACCGCGGCGCTGGACAGTCTGTGTCAGTCCCTCGCGAGCGATCGTCGCCGTGCGATCCTCCGTCTCGTCCCCGACCCTTCGTCGGACGGAATCGAGAAAGCCGACCTTGCGACCCGACTCGTCGCAGTAACGAACGATAAACCCCCCGGCGCAGTGACCGACGACGAACGCCGGCGGTCCGAGATCGAACTCGCCCACCACGATCTCCCCGCCCTGCAAGACGGTGGCCTGATCGCGACGCGCGAGGATGGGGCCGTGGTCGCGACCGACCATCCAGCGGTCGACGAAAACGGGATCGACGACGCGTTAGCGGAACGCTCGGATGCCGACTGCGACGCGGTGTTCGAGGCGCTCGCGGACGCACGTCGGCGGACGGTCCTTTCGGTCCTCGAGAACGAACGCGGATCCCTCTCCGCGCGATCGCTCGCGCGTTCGGTCGCGGCCCGAGAAATCGGAGCGAGCGAGCGATCGGTCCCGTCCGATCGCGTGGATCGCGTGCTCGCGTCGCTCGTCCACGTTCACCTGCCGACGCTCGCAGACGCCGGCCTCGTTGCGTACGACGACTCGGCGGGTCGCGTCGGCTACGAGGGTCACCCCCTGCTCCGGACCGGGTTGATAGATCTCGGTCGCGATACGGAGACGACCGACGAGGAAGCTATCGACGCCGTCACGGAGTTCGCGGTGCTCGCACCGACCGGTGACTGATACGGATTGCTGTCCCGATGTGCCGGCACGACCGCGACCCGTCGGCGGTTGTGCCGGGACCAACGGACAGTGGTCCGTATGGCCGGACTCGACACCGGCACGCGCCGCCTTCAGGATGCGACGCGATCGGAGACGACAACACTTACCCGGTCGGTCCGCACACGCACCAGTATGACACAGATCCGGAGCGACTGGGGCGACTGGCTGGTTCGCGACGTCGAGGAGGCCGACCCGGACGGGGTAGCGATCTGGTATCTCGGCTGTAACGGCTTCGTCCTGAAAGGGAGTGCTGGAACGACGCTCTTCATCGACCCCTACGTCGGTCTGGGCGATCCGCCGCGCACGGTACGGATGATCCCCGTTCCGTTCGACCCGGCGGACGTCACCGCGGCCGACGCCGTGCTCGCGACACACGAACACACGGACCACGTCCACGGCCCGAGCCAGGCACCGATTCTCGCGACCACCGGGGCGACGTTCTACGCCCCCGACGACAGTCTCGCAGTCGCGCGCGAAGAGGAAGCGTGGACCGACGAGTGGAACGTCAGTGCGGACCAGTTCACCGAGATAGCGGAAGGCGATACCGTCGACATCGGCGAATTCACGCTCCACGTCGAGGAGGCGCACGATCCGGATGCGACGCATCCGGTCAGTTACGTTCTCGAACACGATGCGGGAACGTTCTTCCACGGCGGCGACACGAAGCCGTCCGACGAGTTCGAACGTATCGGCGAGGCCTACGACATCGACCTCGGCGTCCTCGCGTTCGGTACCGTCGGACGGATTCCGGACAAGGAGACGCGCGAACCCAAACGAACCCGCTGGTACAACGACGAGAACCAGATCGTCGAGGCGGCGGCCGACCTCCAGCTCGATCGACTCCTGCCAAGTCACTGGGACATGTGGCGTGGCCTGACATCGGATCCCAAGGTCCTCCACCACCACGCGAAGAGTTTTGCGCATCCACGACGGCTCGAACTGGTCGAAATCGGCGATCGCGTCGATCTGTAGGACGGCGACGGTTCAACTGTCCTGAAATTGATATGCGCCGTACAATTTATAGTAATGGTATGGTAACGTTGGGGTCATGAGTAACACCGCCGACACGGACGACGTGATCGAGGTCAGTGGCGATGGGTTGACAGTCCGAAAGACGTTCGCGGCGGACGAGTTCCCCGTACCTGCGATCCGGTTCGAGATCCACTCCGACCACGACGAAGAGGTCGCCTTTCGACTCTCCGAGGATATCCCCGACTCGTTCCCGATGGACAAGGTCGGGTTCCATCCCGACTATCACAGCGACGACTGGACCGCCTTCCAGGACAACCACGTCGAGTTCACCGGGACGGTCGACCCGGACGAAGAACTCGTGACGGTCTACGGTATCCGTATCGACGACGAGAGCGAGGCGTCGACGTTCCTCACGGAACCGACGATCGTCGAGGTGAATTCGGACGACGACGGCGGTTCGGACGCCGACGAGATCGACGACGACGTCATCGGCAGTATCGTCGACGAGGACCGCAACCAGCCCGTCAAAGACATGATCTCGGGCGAATCCGACTCGGTACCGGGTCTCGAGGACGAGGCCGACGAGGACGACGCGGAAACCACCGACGAGACCGGTCCGGAAGCCGGCGACGAGACCGATTCGGACGGTGCCGCGCTCGGAGACGAGGCGGGCGGACTCGACCTCGACCTCGGCGACGTCGACCCCGAACCCGAACCGATCGACGACGACGCGGACGAAGACGACGCGCCGGACATCGATCTCGGGTTCGACGACGACGAGATTCCGGAACCGACGGACGACCCCGCGACGTCGGCCGACGAGTCCGGGGCCGACGACGATCGCGTCGAGATCGACCTCGGAACCGACGACGAGTCGAGCGCCGACGTGCCGGATTCGGACGACGAACCCGAGATCGACCTCGACCTCGAATCGGCCGCCGCGGCTGCCGACGACGTCAACGCGGCCGACGAGACGTCAGACGTCGATACGGATGCGGCCGACGCGGAATCCGCCGGTCCGGCGGACGCCGACGAACCGACGATCGACGAAGGCGACACGACCGACGACGGTACCGACGCCCCTGCGACGGACCCCGATGCAGCCGAAACACCCGCGATCGACACCGCGTCGTCCACGGAAACCGCCGGCACAGAACTCGATACCGAACCGGCACCGGAGCCGGGACCGGCGGGTTCGATCGCGACCCGACTCGCGAGCGAACTCGAAGACGACGCTGTCGACGAGGAGGATCTCGACGTTCTCCGGGACGCACTCGACGTCGAACCGTCCGGTTCCGAGATCGCGAAGATCGACCACCTCCAGTCGCGCATCGAAGAGGTCGCGGCCTACACCGATGCTCTCGAGGCGTTCCTCGACGAGAACGGCTCCGGGCAGGAACTGATCGAGGAGTTCAAGGAGGAACTCGAAACGTTCGAGTCCGACCTCTCCGCGATGGACGAGCGTCTCACCGGCACCGAAGACCACGTCCTCGACGTCGAAACGGAGCTCGACGACGTGACCGACGACGTGGACGACCTCGAAGACGAGGTGGAGACGATCGACGACGACGTTGACGAACTCGAGGAGGACGTCGACGAATTGGAAGAAGACGTCGACGACCTCGAAGACGATCTGGAAGCGGTCCGCGAGGACGTGACGAACATCCAGGACTGGCGGGATCAGCTCGGATCGATGTTCTCGGACTGACGGGTCGCCGAGGTCCCGAAACGCAACGCGTTTATCCGTCGCCTGTCGAGAACGCACCGATGGGCGAGACGATTCCGATCGCGATTCCACGGAAAGGGCGACCCCTCGAGTCGGTGTTCGATCGGCTCGCGCGTCGCCTCGACGTTTCTGAGCTCGCGGACGACGTCATCTCGACGCTCCGCCACGAGAAAGCGCTCACGAAGGGAACGATCAGTCCCGACGACGAGGACGTCTACCATCGTCTCGCCACCTACAGCACCGTCGACGATCCCACGGCGCCGGAGTACACGCTCTTGCGCGACGATCGGGCCGGCAAACCGCGACGGATCGTCTTCGACAGCGTGACGATCCCGATCGACGGCGTCGACGGCGTCCCCGACGGTACCGAAATCCAGCTGGTCGGCCGCGAGGAACCGTTTCGAGCGCTCCGGACTCACGAGTTCGCGCTCGGGTTCGACAGCGCCGACCTCGTCCTCGAAGAGGTCGTCGAACTCCGTCCGGAGCCGCTCGGTCGGATCGCGGACGTCAACGCGCGGATCAATCCCGCCGACACGGACGTCCGCGTGGTCACGGGACTCGGAGACACCGTCTACCACACGCTGCTCGCGACACCCGAGGTCGCGCCCGCGTCCGGGTCGCTCGATCGGGCGTTTCTCGAGACCTACGAGGGGCCGCTGTGTATCGAACCCCGGTACGAACGTCTCGTGCAGGCCGTCCTCGGCACCCGGTCCCTCGAGAACGTCTCGTTCGAATATCCCCCGAACGGGCAGGAAGAGGAGGCGGCGATCGCCGACACCGGCGTCGGCGTCTACCTGACCATGACCGGATCGACCGCCCGCGAACACGGCCTGGTACTCGGCGAGCAGTTGTTCCCGAGCGAGACCGTTCTGCTCGAGAGTTCCCCCGAAGTCTCCGATTCGATCGCGGCCGTCCGATCGATGCTGGCGAACGGTCCCGAAGAGACCGAACTCGCCGTGGGTCGGTAGGGTTCCGGCTCCCGATCAGCAAGAACGCCAGAGTTGGGGCGTCCGTCGTCCAGTTTTCCGACAGTGTCGGTCGACGACCAGTACGGAGCATCGCCGTGACGAGTTCACTAGCTACCGCTTATTTCATTAGTCTATAATGGTTCTTAACTCGAATGATGTTCGGCTACTCTCTTGATCGGTCAGTACAGAACAGGCATATGTCGGACCAGAATGTGAGCTTTAATATGTTGAACCAGTAAAATATAATCAACAGTATGGGGATAGATTCAGACAGAGAAACAGATGGCGGTGAGATAACAGGGCTCACTCAAGACGAACTCTATACCGTTGTTCAAACTGCTGTCAAGGACGCACTTATTGATGTAATTGGAACCGTATTCCTTCTCGGATTTGCGCTCCTGCTCATTGGTGCAGGCACCCAAGTGATACTTGCGTCCTCTACGACAGGAGTTCTATTCGGCGTCGGTTTTGTTTCAATTGGGCTTGTAGTGGCAGCCGCTGCTTTTAATCTCGTTCCACCATTCCGGGAGTAACTCTTCGATCAATAAGCACGTGTAGTGAGCAGATCACTGCTTTTGCTTTCACCGTGTCTGGGAAGATTACGTGATCAGTACAGGTCAAATACATAACAACCATATCTTATCGGGTTGTGGACCTATACATGGCAGTTACAAAGCAAATGCTCATTGAAAATCTCTTAGAATCTTTGTACTGGTTATCGAATCTTGCATACTTACTATTAACACTCGGTATCGCAGCATGGCTTGCAAACGCGGTCGGTGCTACCCTTGGTGGAGGATACCTTGGGACTGTCATCGGATTTGTAGTGTTCGGAGGGGCGTTCCTTGGGATGATGCTGGTGTATTATCTACTCATTCTGAACGACTGACCGATACATTCGCAGTCGTAGTGATCAACGGTCTCAAGAAAGAAAAGCTCGAAATAAAGACTTCAGGGAGTTACTCCCTAGTGAAGAACTCATCATCAAAGTCTCGATCAGAGTCTTCACCGGAAAAGTCCGTCACATCTTCACCGAACGGATCAACGTACGGATCGCTGTCACTGCGTCTCGCTAACTCCTCTTTCGTCGTCTCACCCTCAATCCACTCCACCAGCTCTTGTTTCCCATCCTCAACTTGTGCCTGCATATCAAGCATCGTCCGATACGCGTGGACCATATCCAATCGCTCCATTTTTGTTACGACATACTGCCCACGCTCTGTAATCCGGTACTGATTCTTCACCGATGTCTCCCGGTCGTCGATTTCCGGAGTAATCAGCCCGAGATCTTTCGCTTCCCCGATCCGCTTCGACAACGTTGACGAACTAATCTGTAATCGCTCGTTCAGATGTTTGAACCGCTTGGATTCACCTTTCAGCACCACGAGGAGACCAATCCCGCCACGCAGCTCAAAGAACTCCCTAAGCGTGTCTGCCATGTCTCACACGCTATACCCTGTTGGCATCCGTAGTCAAACTTTCTTCTACTCTGAACCCCGCTTCGCTCCAAACCACAATTTGATTTGGAACTATTCGGAAATCGAATCATCCTGTATGCACATCGCGTTTGACCACCCTTGGCGTAGGATAAGACAGGTTTCCGGAAACAACACCCCGAACTTTACACTTCGATTCGAAGTAAAACCACCTACCAGTCTATGACGGCCACTCCCAACACGAAACAGACGGTCCTTGACTCCTTGCGTGAGTCTCACCGGGAGTGGCCATACTCGGAAGCCCATGACACGGTCAACGGAGACCCATGGCCGCTCGCGTGGGATGCCGCCGCATTCATCGAAGAATGGTTCGCGCACCCAGAACACAACGACGTAGAAGAAGCGATCTGTTTCGTCGAGCTCGCCCCACCTAAATTCGGGTATGACGTGGCTGACTGGCATTTCAAACAGCCACCAGCATCGCTG
Coding sequences within it:
- a CDS encoding MSCRAMM family adhesin SdrC, with amino-acid sequence MSNTADTDDVIEVSGDGLTVRKTFAADEFPVPAIRFEIHSDHDEEVAFRLSEDIPDSFPMDKVGFHPDYHSDDWTAFQDNHVEFTGTVDPDEELVTVYGIRIDDESEASTFLTEPTIVEVNSDDDGGSDADEIDDDVIGSIVDEDRNQPVKDMISGESDSVPGLEDEADEDDAETTDETGPEAGDETDSDGAALGDEAGGLDLDLGDVDPEPEPIDDDADEDDAPDIDLGFDDDEIPEPTDDPATSADESGADDDRVEIDLGTDDESSADVPDSDDEPEIDLDLESAAAAADDVNAADETSDVDTDAADAESAGPADADEPTIDEGDTTDDGTDAPATDPDAAETPAIDTASSTETAGTELDTEPAPEPGPAGSIATRLASELEDDAVDEEDLDVLRDALDVEPSGSEIAKIDHLQSRIEEVAAYTDALEAFLDENGSGQELIEEFKEELETFESDLSAMDERLTGTEDHVLDVETELDDVTDDVDDLEDEVETIDDDVDELEEDVDELEEDVDDLEDDLEAVREDVTNIQDWRDQLGSMFSD
- a CDS encoding winged helix-turn-helix transcriptional regulator, which produces MADTLREFFELRGGIGLLVVLKGESKRFKHLNERLQISSSTLSKRIGEAKDLGLITPEIDDRETSVKNQYRITERGQYVVTKMERLDMVHAYRTMLDMQAQVEDGKQELVEWIEGETTKEELARRSDSDPYVDPFGEDVTDFSGEDSDRDFDDEFFTRE